From Streptomyces sp. HUAS MG91, the proteins below share one genomic window:
- the dhaK gene encoding dihydroxyacetone kinase subunit DhaK — MRMLINVAETVVADALRGMASAHPDLVVDVENRVILRRDAPVAGQVALVSGGGSGHEPLHGGFVGPGMLSAACPGEVFTSPVPDQMVRAAAAVDSGAGVLFIVKNYTGDVLNFDMAAELAEDEGIQIAKVLVNDDVAVTDSLYTAGRRGTGATLFVEKIAGAAAEEGQPLERVEAVARQVNERSRSFGVALSACSTPAKGSPTFDLPSGELELGIGIHGEPGRERRPMMTSGEIADFAVNAVLEDLNPSSPVLALVNGMGATPLLELYGFNAEVQRVLGERGVSVARTLVGNYVTSLDMAGASVTLCEMDEELLRLWDAPVSTAGLRWGR; from the coding sequence GTGAGAATGTTGATCAATGTGGCCGAGACCGTCGTCGCCGACGCCCTGCGCGGGATGGCCTCGGCCCACCCCGATCTGGTCGTCGACGTCGAGAACCGGGTGATCCTGCGCCGGGACGCGCCGGTGGCCGGGCAGGTGGCGCTGGTGTCCGGCGGGGGTTCGGGGCACGAGCCGCTGCACGGCGGGTTCGTCGGGCCCGGGATGCTGTCGGCCGCCTGTCCCGGTGAGGTGTTCACCTCGCCGGTGCCGGACCAGATGGTGCGGGCGGCGGCCGCCGTGGACAGCGGCGCGGGCGTGCTGTTCATCGTGAAGAACTACACCGGTGACGTGCTCAACTTCGACATGGCCGCCGAGCTCGCCGAGGACGAGGGCATCCAGATCGCCAAGGTCCTGGTCAACGACGATGTCGCGGTGACCGACAGCCTGTACACCGCCGGACGGCGCGGCACCGGGGCCACCCTGTTCGTGGAGAAGATCGCGGGTGCCGCGGCCGAGGAGGGGCAGCCGCTGGAGCGGGTGGAGGCGGTGGCGCGGCAGGTCAATGAGCGGTCGCGGAGTTTCGGGGTCGCGCTCAGCGCGTGCAGCACCCCGGCCAAGGGCTCCCCCACCTTCGATCTGCCCTCCGGTGAGCTGGAGTTGGGGATCGGCATCCACGGTGAGCCGGGGCGTGAGCGGCGCCCGATGATGACCTCCGGGGAGATCGCGGACTTCGCCGTGAACGCCGTACTGGAGGACCTGAACCCGAGCAGCCCGGTCCTGGCGCTCGTCAACGGCATGGGCGCCACCCCGCTGCTCGAGCTGTACGGGTTCAACGCCGAGGTGCAGCGGGTGCTCGGCGAGCGCGGGGTATCGGTCGCGCGCACCCTCGTCGGCAACTACGTCACCTCCCTCGACATGGCCGGCGCCTCCGTCACGCTCTGCGAGATGGACGAGGAGCTGCTGCGGCTGTGGGACGCGCCGGTCAGCACGGCGGGGCTGCGCTGGGGCAGGTGA
- the dhaL gene encoding dihydroxyacetone kinase subunit DhaL → MLDADFFRRWMFATTVAVDHEAARLTELDSAIGDADHGSNLQRGFAAVSQILEQESPDTPGGVLTLAGRQLISKVGGASGPLYGTLLRRTGKALGDAAEVSEADLAAALRAGVDAVAALGGAAPGDKTMLDALVPAVDALDGGDLAAARTAAEHGAEATTPLQARRGRASYLGPRSIGHQDPGATSAALLIGALAETAEGSAA, encoded by the coding sequence GTGCTCGACGCCGACTTCTTCCGGCGCTGGATGTTCGCGACCACGGTGGCCGTGGACCACGAGGCGGCCCGGCTCACCGAACTCGACTCGGCGATCGGTGACGCCGACCACGGCAGCAATCTGCAGCGCGGTTTCGCCGCGGTCTCGCAGATCCTGGAGCAGGAGTCGCCGGACACACCGGGCGGCGTGCTCACCCTCGCGGGACGGCAGCTCATCTCCAAGGTGGGCGGGGCCTCCGGTCCGCTCTACGGGACGCTGCTGCGCCGCACCGGCAAGGCGCTCGGCGACGCGGCCGAGGTGAGCGAGGCCGACCTCGCGGCGGCGCTGCGGGCCGGGGTGGACGCGGTCGCGGCGCTCGGCGGAGCCGCGCCGGGCGACAAGACCATGCTCGACGCGCTGGTGCCGGCCGTGGACGCGCTCGACGGCGGAGACCTCGCGGCGGCCCGGACCGCGGCCGAGCACGGGGCGGAGGCGACGACCCCCTTGCAGGCGCGCAGGGGACGGGCCAGCTATCTGGGCCCGCGCAGCATCGGGCATCAGGATCCCGGTGCCACGTCGGCGGCGCTGCTGATCGGCGCGCTCGCCGAGACTGCCGAAGGGAGCGCCGCGTGA